A single genomic interval of Dehalococcoidales bacterium harbors:
- a CDS encoding aldehyde ferredoxin oxidoreductase N-terminal domain-containing protein, producing MQYGWTGTNLEVDLTGGTVRKVAGDPRLVRAYLGGKGFGLKLLWDRVPPETEPLSAESVMVISPGLLVGTSLPAANRCIFSFVSPVSGYYHHSAMGGYFAPELKHAGYDNIIISGKSPTPVYLWINDDRVEIRDASHLWGQGTFETRRIIREDLENEGIEIACIGQAGENILFQAAIMGGTGSSAAMGGPGAIWGDKKLKAIAVYGTGDVSLANPIAFNQLSQRILDRTQERLSSQRSQGVSRINRSETHDVWYGYYNEEDWMQLPPDSELKRGLTKVDASLNDLIKRKGGRAVMGCYNCGMQCLNAFNHHGRTSVMKCTSMLTFMVYAKYLDYDWALDCYSMIEEWGLDIQAFPLAVAFAIDLYERGILTREDTDGLHLEFGNPEVFSALMEKIVKREGIGDVLANGIMRAARQIGRGAEERVFVVKGREMRLTSTAAYATPAALQLTIGTKDWGGQRSGEIQRILKRPWRGFREGSKEAAAAYQGDGWYINPREMEEREAFIKKGHFFYPKEYEEVFLREYNRDGSDFDSDPESFCAMISYDHQHYSITDSIGICHRTNGAIASANTRALLTELIATATGMDIDEDELTVIARRIVNMARAFNVRLGLTRQDDIPPKIFFERDPAPPRRRLDRDVFDKYLDTYYRVSGWDKEGIPTAGTLEKLGLDDVRQELEERGILAIRQLS from the coding sequence ATGCAGTACGGTTGGACGGGAACAAACCTGGAAGTTGACCTGACCGGCGGGACGGTCCGGAAAGTAGCCGGAGACCCCAGACTGGTCAGAGCCTACCTCGGGGGAAAGGGTTTCGGACTGAAGCTGTTATGGGACAGGGTCCCTCCCGAGACAGAACCCCTCTCCGCGGAAAGTGTCATGGTCATCAGCCCGGGGCTGCTCGTGGGCACTTCATTGCCCGCCGCTAACCGGTGCATTTTCAGCTTTGTCTCCCCGGTAAGCGGGTACTATCACCACAGCGCTATGGGGGGCTATTTTGCTCCGGAACTGAAGCACGCCGGCTATGATAATATCATCATCAGCGGCAAATCACCCACCCCGGTTTATCTCTGGATAAATGACGACCGGGTGGAGATACGTGACGCCAGCCATCTCTGGGGGCAGGGCACCTTTGAAACCAGAAGAATTATCCGGGAAGACCTGGAGAACGAGGGCATCGAGATTGCCTGCATCGGGCAGGCCGGTGAAAATATACTTTTTCAGGCTGCCATTATGGGAGGTACCGGCAGCAGCGCCGCCATGGGTGGGCCGGGAGCTATCTGGGGAGACAAAAAACTGAAGGCAATCGCCGTCTATGGTACCGGCGATGTCAGTCTGGCTAATCCGATCGCCTTCAACCAGCTCAGCCAGCGTATTCTGGACAGGACGCAGGAGAGATTATCCAGTCAGAGGAGCCAGGGTGTGTCCCGCATCAATCGGAGCGAAACTCATGATGTCTGGTACGGTTACTACAATGAGGAAGACTGGATGCAGCTACCGCCGGATTCGGAGCTGAAAAGGGGACTCACTAAAGTCGATGCCAGCTTAAATGACCTGATTAAGAGAAAAGGCGGCAGGGCAGTAATGGGCTGCTATAACTGCGGTATGCAGTGCCTCAACGCCTTCAATCATCACGGCAGGACCAGCGTCATGAAATGCACCTCAATGCTCACCTTCATGGTTTACGCCAAGTACCTGGATTATGACTGGGCTCTGGATTGCTACAGCATGATTGAGGAATGGGGGCTGGATATTCAGGCTTTCCCGCTGGCGGTAGCCTTTGCCATTGACCTTTATGAGAGGGGAATCCTGACCAGGGAAGATACCGATGGCCTGCATCTTGAATTCGGCAACCCCGAGGTCTTCTCCGCCCTGATGGAAAAAATAGTGAAGCGGGAAGGCATTGGCGATGTGCTGGCTAACGGTATTATGCGGGCTGCCCGTCAGATAGGCCGGGGCGCTGAAGAGCGCGTCTTTGTGGTTAAAGGAAGGGAAATGCGTCTCACCTCCACCGCCGCCTACGCGACACCGGCGGCATTACAGCTTACCATCGGTACCAAGGACTGGGGAGGACAGAGAAGCGGCGAGATACAGCGCATACTGAAAAGGCCCTGGCGGGGATTTCGTGAGGGGAGCAAGGAAGCGGCAGCAGCCTATCAGGGTGACGGCTGGTACATCAATCCCAGAGAGATGGAGGAGCGGGAAGCCTTTATTAAGAAAGGCCACTTTTTCTACCCTAAAGAGTATGAAGAGGTCTTCCTCCGCGAATACAACCGGGATGGCAGTGATTTTGACAGCGACCCTGAGTCGTTCTGCGCAATGATATCTTATGACCACCAGCACTATTCCATTACTGACAGCATCGGGATTTGCCACCGCACCAACGGCGCCATTGCCTCGGCAAATACCCGCGCCCTGCTGACGGAGCTGATCGCCACCGCTACCGGAATGGATATCGATGAAGATGAGCTGACGGTTATCGCCAGGAGGATAGTGAATATGGCCCGAGCCTTTAATGTCAGACTGGGACTGACCCGGCAGGACGACATTCCCCCGAAGATATTCTTCGAAAGGGACCCGGCGCCACCCCGCCGCCGATTAGACCGGGATGTCTTCGATAAGTATCTCGACACGTACTACAGGGTAAGCGGCTGGGACAAAGAGGGTATCCCAACCGCGGGGACGCTGGAAAAACTCGGGCTGGATGACGTTAGGCAGGAACTGGAAGAGAGAGGGATTCTGGCCATAAGGCAACTCTCTTAG